A single genomic interval of Polaribacter vadi harbors:
- a CDS encoding PorP/SprF family type IX secretion system membrane protein — translation MKRVLILFFVFTSMVSYAQDVIFSQAFLVPETLNSSFTGSLRSTKVGSLYRSQWRNSTFKTNSNYGFFDTWLERYKIGVGVSFLNQTENISSYTYNQVNFNYSMAFQLNDTWFFRPSIVAGFGMKNYGFQNLLLGDQINLNTYTINTSSIDPAILRSQRNFFDFSSSLLFNNADSWIGITVRHLNKPNISLTENGNAPLNMFLSVHAKYYLPFLENQRTLFNRKSKVYLLSNFMMQGPYNRLDVGGQYVFENQFSLGITAGLTPIKNEFTSSIVSAVSTFVGFRWQGFRFGYSYDFNTTNLLNTGGIHEFSVSYDFDINIRALNRYKCISSF, via the coding sequence ATGAAGAGAGTTCTTATTCTATTTTTTGTTTTTACAAGTATGGTTAGTTATGCACAAGATGTTATTTTTTCGCAAGCTTTTTTGGTGCCAGAGACTTTAAACTCTTCATTTACGGGTTCTTTAAGAAGTACCAAAGTTGGCTCTTTATATAGATCTCAATGGAGGAACTCCACATTTAAAACAAACTCTAATTATGGTTTTTTTGATACTTGGTTAGAGCGTTATAAAATAGGAGTTGGTGTTAGTTTCCTAAATCAAACAGAAAATATTTCAAGCTATACATATAATCAAGTTAATTTTAATTATTCAATGGCATTTCAATTAAATGATACCTGGTTTTTTAGACCAAGTATTGTGGCCGGTTTTGGAATGAAAAATTATGGTTTTCAAAATTTATTATTAGGAGACCAAATTAATTTGAATACCTATACAATAAATACATCAAGTATAGATCCTGCTATACTTCGTAGTCAGCGTAATTTTTTCGATTTTAGTTCTTCTTTGCTATTTAACAATGCTGATAGTTGGATTGGGATTACAGTAAGACATTTAAATAAACCTAATATTTCTTTAACTGAAAATGGAAATGCTCCATTAAATATGTTTTTGTCAGTGCATGCAAAATATTATCTTCCTTTTTTAGAAAATCAAAGAACATTATTTAATCGAAAAAGTAAAGTGTATCTACTTTCTAATTTCATGATGCAAGGACCTTATAATCGATTAGATGTTGGAGGACAATATGTTTTTGAAAATCAATTTTCTTTAGGAATTACTGCTGGTTTAACACCTATAAAAAATGAATTTACATCTTCAATAGTAAGCGCTGTAAGTACATTTGTAGGTTTTAGATGGCAAGGTTTTAGATTTGGTTATTCGTATGATTTTAATACAACAAACCTATTAAATACAGGTGGTATTCATGAGTTTTCTGTTTCTTATGATTTTGATATCAATATTAGAGCTTTAAATAGATACAAGTG